The following are encoded in a window of Pseudomonas graminis genomic DNA:
- a CDS encoding RnfH family protein encodes MAEPMIRVEVVYAAVDRQALLALDVPLGTSVRAAAIASGMAERFPELDLAHCPLGIFGRLIDGPEQHELEAGDRVEIYRPLLADPKEIRRLRALKAAASRKAQKSI; translated from the coding sequence ATGGCTGAGCCGATGATTAGGGTCGAGGTGGTCTATGCCGCCGTCGACCGTCAGGCACTGCTTGCACTGGACGTGCCCCTCGGAACGTCGGTACGTGCCGCAGCCATCGCGTCGGGCATGGCCGAGCGCTTTCCTGAGCTGGATCTCGCACACTGCCCCTTGGGCATTTTCGGCAGGCTTATCGATGGGCCGGAGCAGCACGAATTGGAGGCCGGTGACAGGGTTGAGATTTATCGCCCGTTGCTGGCCGATCCGAAAGAGATACGCCGTCTGCGTGCTTTAAAAGCTGC
- a CDS encoding sodium-dependent transporter, translating into MSTDKVSVHGSWASRWVFILAATGSAVGLGSIWKFPYMVGVYGGGAFVLVFLACIALIGIPVMIAETLIGRRARQSPANALRSLAIAAGHSSKWSWGAFAGMVTALLILSFYSVVGGWSLEYIIDVGKGDFKGVTPDGVGAYFGEMIADPWRLVGWHTLFMLLSAITIAKGVNAGLERSLRILMPLLFVLIVILLGYSLTTGHFMEGVHFMFDFTPEKLLDGLLPAMGHAFFSLSVGVGSIMIYGAYMTKEASISATVVGVALLDTFVSLLAGLALFPIVFAAGLNPSEGPGLMFVTLPYAFGNVAFGTVMGVVFFILVAVAAWSSAISLLEPMVAYLVERTEVRRGWVTFWLSFICWFVGLGTVFSFNIWKQAKFFVNEGAGFHLYQWGASSGLDFFGVIDFFTSRIMLPLGGLCFVVFAGWVMGRGAVRDELSVRSPVLFALTFFLMRYVAPIGIVIVFAAQLWK; encoded by the coding sequence ATGTCGACGGACAAGGTTTCGGTTCACGGGAGTTGGGCCAGTCGCTGGGTGTTCATCCTGGCTGCCACCGGCTCTGCCGTGGGGTTGGGCAGCATCTGGAAATTCCCTTACATGGTCGGCGTCTACGGCGGTGGTGCGTTCGTGCTGGTGTTTCTGGCGTGCATCGCCCTGATCGGGATTCCGGTGATGATTGCCGAGACGCTCATCGGTCGCCGTGCACGGCAGAGTCCGGCCAACGCGCTGCGTTCGCTGGCAATCGCCGCCGGGCATTCATCAAAGTGGTCCTGGGGCGCGTTTGCCGGCATGGTCACCGCGTTGTTGATCCTCTCTTTCTATAGCGTCGTCGGCGGCTGGTCGCTCGAGTACATCATTGATGTCGGCAAAGGCGATTTCAAAGGCGTGACGCCTGACGGCGTCGGTGCCTATTTCGGCGAGATGATCGCCGATCCATGGCGTCTGGTGGGCTGGCACACGCTGTTCATGCTGCTGTCGGCGATCACCATTGCCAAGGGCGTCAACGCCGGCCTCGAGCGCAGCTTGCGTATCCTGATGCCTTTGTTATTCGTGCTCATCGTGATTTTGCTGGGCTACAGCCTGACCACCGGGCATTTCATGGAAGGCGTGCATTTCATGTTCGACTTCACGCCCGAAAAGCTGCTGGATGGCCTGCTCCCTGCCATGGGCCACGCGTTCTTCTCACTCAGTGTGGGCGTCGGTTCGATCATGATCTATGGCGCCTACATGACCAAAGAGGCCTCGATCAGCGCAACCGTCGTGGGCGTGGCATTGCTCGACACGTTCGTGTCACTGCTGGCGGGCCTCGCACTGTTTCCGATTGTGTTCGCAGCCGGCCTAAACCCAAGCGAAGGGCCGGGCCTGATGTTCGTTACGCTGCCCTACGCATTTGGTAACGTCGCGTTCGGTACCGTCATGGGCGTGGTGTTCTTTATTCTGGTCGCCGTCGCGGCCTGGAGCTCGGCCATTTCCTTGCTCGAACCCATGGTCGCGTACTTGGTCGAGCGCACAGAGGTTCGCCGCGGCTGGGTGACTTTCTGGCTATCGTTTATCTGCTGGTTCGTCGGGTTGGGGACGGTGTTCTCGTTCAACATCTGGAAGCAGGCCAAATTCTTCGTGAACGAAGGCGCCGGCTTCCATCTCTATCAGTGGGGAGCATCGTCGGGACTGGATTTCTTCGGCGTGATCGATTTCTTCACCTCGCGGATCATGCTGCCGCTGGGTGGTTTGTGTTTTGTGGTATTCGCAGGTTGGGTGATGGGACGCGGCGCGGTGCGTGACGAATTGTCGGTACGCAGCCCGGTTCTGTTCGCTTTAACGTTCTTTTTGATGCGCTATGTGGCGCCGATCGGCATCGTGATTGTCTTTGCCGCTCAGCTTTGGAAATGA
- a CDS encoding type II toxin-antitoxin system RatA family toxin yields the protein MTTHIQRSALLPYPAQALYDLVNDVSRYSEFLPWCSGASVLEQSDTSMRARVEIAKGGLSQHFVTRNTLTPGQTIEMNLEEGPFSQLHGVWTFKALNEKACKISLDLSFDYSGSIVRATLGPLFNQAANTLVDAFCQRAKELHG from the coding sequence ATGACTACGCATATTCAACGTTCCGCCCTTTTGCCATATCCCGCCCAGGCGCTGTACGACCTGGTCAATGACGTGAGTCGCTACTCCGAGTTCCTGCCCTGGTGTTCCGGCGCCAGTGTGCTGGAGCAGAGTGATACCTCAATGCGTGCCCGTGTCGAGATCGCCAAAGGCGGTTTGAGCCAGCACTTCGTCACGCGTAATACGCTGACGCCCGGGCAAACCATCGAGATGAATTTGGAGGAGGGGCCCTTCAGCCAGCTTCATGGTGTCTGGACTTTCAAGGCCCTGAATGAAAAGGCCTGCAAGATCAGCCTGGACTTGTCGTTCGACTATAGCGGCTCGATCGTACGCGCGACCTTGGGGCCGCTGTTCAATCAGGCCGCCAACACGTTGGTTGACGCGTTCTGCCAGCGAGCCAAAGAGCTGCATGGCTGA